The proteins below come from a single Streptococcus hyointestinalis genomic window:
- a CDS encoding PTS system mannose/fructose/sorbose family transporter subunit IID yields MAEKIQLTKSDRRKVWWRSTFLQGSWNYERMQNLGWAYSLIPAIKKLYTTKEDRAAALERHLEFFNTHPYVAAPIMGVTLALEEEKANGAEIDDTAIQGVKIGMMGPLAGIGDPVFWFTVRPILGALGASLASAGNIVGPLIFFFGWNIIRMAFLWYTQEFGYKAGSEITKDLSGGLLQKITKGASILGMFILAALVERWVNVTFTLSLPSTQLSKGAYIEFPNGAVTGGKLQEILGQVQSGLSLTQEKANTLQGQLDSLIPGLMGLLLTFLCMWLLKKKVSPIVMIIGLFIVGIVAHVIGLM; encoded by the coding sequence ATGGCTGAAAAGATTCAATTAACAAAATCAGACCGTCGTAAAGTATGGTGGCGTTCTACCTTCTTACAAGGGTCTTGGAACTACGAACGTATGCAAAACCTTGGTTGGGCATACTCACTCATCCCAGCAATTAAAAAATTATACACAACTAAAGAAGACCGTGCAGCAGCGCTTGAGCGTCACCTTGAGTTCTTCAATACGCACCCATACGTAGCAGCACCTATCATGGGGGTTACATTAGCGCTTGAAGAAGAAAAAGCAAACGGTGCAGAAATTGATGACACTGCTATCCAAGGGGTTAAAATCGGTATGATGGGACCTCTTGCAGGTATTGGTGACCCAGTTTTCTGGTTTACTGTTCGTCCTATCTTGGGAGCGCTTGGAGCTTCACTTGCCTCTGCTGGAAATATCGTTGGTCCACTTATCTTCTTCTTTGGTTGGAACATCATCCGTATGGCATTCCTATGGTACACGCAAGAGTTTGGTTACAAAGCAGGTTCTGAAATCACAAAAGACCTCTCAGGTGGACTTCTTCAAAAGATTACCAAAGGAGCTTCTATCCTTGGTATGTTCATCCTTGCAGCCTTGGTTGAGCGTTGGGTAAATGTGACCTTCACATTAAGTCTGCCATCAACTCAACTCTCAAAAGGAGCTTATATTGAGTTTCCAAACGGAGCTGTCACAGGTGGTAAATTGCAAGAAATCCTTGGACAAGTTCAGAGCGGTCTTAGCTTGACGCAAGAAAAAGCAAACACTCTGCAAGGACAATTAGATTCCTTGATTCCAGGGTTGATGGGACTTCTTCTTACTTTCCTATGTATGTGGTTGCTTAAGAAGAAAGTGTCTCCAATCGTAATGATTATCGGACTTTTCATCGTGGGTATCGTTGCGCACGTGATTGGTTTGATGTAA
- the alr gene encoding alanine racemase gives MISSIHRPTQAVIDLEAIGHNIAAVKEHIPSETFVYAVVKANAYGHGAVAVARSVEDQVDGFCVSNIDEAVELRQAGITKEILVLGVVMPNQLGYAKEYDIVLTIASLDWYALAEREGMSLDGLRCHIKIDSGMGRIGVRTSVDANQLISSLKAAGALVEGVFTHFATADEADTQHFEEQLATFKKIVSELSDCPKRVHASNSATSLWHSETIFSAVRLGIVIYGLNPSGRELTLPYRLKPALELTSSIIHVKELEANAAVGYGATYRSQEKEVIATIPIGYADGWTRDMQGFEVLVEGQRCEIVGRVSMDQLTIRLPEAYPLGTPVTLIGRNGAEEITATDVADKRQTINYEVLCLLSDRIPRFYKGETHAK, from the coding sequence ATGATTTCAAGTATTCATAGACCAACGCAAGCTGTTATTGATTTAGAAGCGATTGGGCATAATATCGCAGCTGTTAAAGAGCATATTCCAAGTGAAACCTTTGTCTACGCTGTGGTCAAGGCAAATGCCTACGGACATGGTGCTGTGGCTGTTGCACGCTCAGTTGAAGATCAAGTGGATGGTTTTTGCGTGTCCAATATCGATGAGGCAGTGGAGTTGAGACAAGCTGGTATCACAAAGGAAATCCTAGTACTAGGTGTCGTCATGCCCAATCAGCTGGGCTATGCTAAAGAATACGACATCGTGCTGACAATAGCCAGTCTTGACTGGTACGCTCTAGCTGAGCGTGAGGGTATGTCGCTTGACGGCTTACGCTGTCACATCAAGATTGACTCTGGTATGGGGCGTATCGGTGTGCGTACAAGTGTAGACGCTAATCAGCTTATCAGTTCCTTAAAAGCAGCAGGTGCCTTGGTGGAGGGTGTCTTTACCCACTTTGCAACGGCTGATGAGGCAGATACTCAGCACTTTGAGGAGCAACTAGCGACCTTTAAGAAGATAGTGTCTGAATTGAGCGATTGTCCTAAGCGTGTGCATGCGAGTAACTCAGCGACTAGTCTGTGGCATAGCGAGACGATTTTCTCAGCAGTGCGTCTAGGCATTGTCATCTATGGGCTCAATCCAAGTGGCAGAGAGCTTACACTTCCTTATCGCTTGAAGCCAGCACTCGAGTTGACCTCTAGTATCATCCATGTCAAGGAGCTTGAAGCAAATGCGGCAGTTGGCTATGGGGCGACCTATCGCAGTCAAGAAAAAGAAGTAATTGCGACCATTCCTATTGGTTATGCGGACGGCTGGACACGTGATATGCAGGGCTTTGAGGTGCTTGTAGAGGGGCAGCGGTGCGAGATTGTTGGGCGTGTGTCTATGGATCAGCTGACCATTCGCCTGCCAGAAGCCTACCCTCTAGGGACTCCAGTGACGCTTATCGGGCGCAACGGCGCTGAGGAAATCACAGCCACAGATGTGGCTGACAAGCGCCAGACCATTAACTACGAGGTGCTGTGTCTCTTGAGTGACCGCATTCCCCGCTTTTACAAGGGTGAGACACATGCTAAGTGA
- a CDS encoding ISL3 family transposase, translated as MEHIKNTSINNTTKLIGIKDLNIKISIVLKHQTHIEIRAELDYPAPACPHCQGKMIKYDFQRPSTIPILDVQGMATVLKLKKRRFQCKACRRVSVAKTSLVKKNCQISQPVWAKITQLLIEKQTNTDIARRLHVSVSTVQRQLNAFTFKDNFETLPEVLSWDEFARNKGKLAFIAQDFKTKKIIALLENNRQTTIKNHFYKYSRQAREKVRVVTVDMSGAYIPIIGKLFPKAQIVLDRFHIAQHLSRAMMTTRIAIMKAFNKTSLPYRAMKNHWRILQKDSRKLSDKAFYSRTFRQTLTPREIVQKTLDFSPELRYYYELYQLLLFHFQEKRVKAFFGLIHDNLGTVNASFSRVFRTFLKHETYITNALKQPYSNAKLEATNKLIKDIKRQAFGFRNFKNFRTKILITLNIQRERTKIVLSRT; from the coding sequence ATGGAACATATTAAAAATACCAGTATTAATAATACCACAAAACTCATTGGAATCAAAGACTTAAACATCAAAATATCAATTGTTCTCAAACATCAGACTCACATCGAGATAAGAGCCGAGCTGGATTACCCCGCTCCAGCCTGTCCGCATTGTCAGGGAAAGATGATCAAATACGATTTTCAAAGACCATCTACTATCCCAATCTTGGATGTGCAAGGCATGGCAACTGTCCTAAAGCTTAAGAAGCGACGCTTTCAGTGTAAAGCGTGCCGTAGGGTTTCTGTCGCCAAAACTAGTCTGGTTAAGAAAAATTGCCAGATTTCACAGCCTGTCTGGGCGAAAATCACTCAGCTCCTCATCGAAAAACAGACCAACACAGACATCGCAAGACGCCTCCACGTCTCTGTTTCTACCGTCCAGAGGCAGCTGAACGCTTTCACTTTTAAGGACAACTTTGAGACTTTACCAGAGGTCTTGAGCTGGGATGAATTCGCAAGAAACAAGGGGAAACTAGCTTTCATTGCGCAAGATTTTAAGACCAAGAAAATCATTGCTCTTCTTGAAAACAATCGCCAAACGACCATCAAAAACCACTTTTACAAGTATTCTAGACAGGCTAGGGAGAAGGTCAGAGTGGTCACAGTAGACATGTCGGGAGCCTACATTCCTATCATTGGGAAACTATTTCCAAAAGCTCAAATCGTCCTTGATCGTTTCCACATTGCGCAGCACCTTAGTCGAGCCATGATGACCACTCGCATTGCCATCATGAAGGCATTTAACAAGACATCTCTTCCTTACAGAGCCATGAAAAATCACTGGAGAATCCTGCAAAAAGACAGCAGAAAACTCTCCGACAAGGCTTTCTACTCCAGAACCTTTCGACAAACTCTGACACCTAGAGAAATTGTCCAGAAAACCTTGGATTTTTCGCCTGAGTTACGCTATTACTATGAACTTTACCAGCTACTGCTCTTTCATTTTCAAGAGAAGCGTGTCAAGGCTTTCTTTGGACTCATTCACGACAATTTGGGTACTGTCAACGCAAGTTTTTCAAGAGTTTTTCGGACTTTTCTAAAGCACGAGACTTATATCACCAACGCTCTGAAGCAACCTTATTCCAATGCCAAACTGGAAGCCACTAACAAGCTTATTAAAGACATCAAACGACAAGCGTTTGGATTTCGTAACTTCAAGAACTTTAGAACCAAGATTCTCATCACTCTGAACATACAAAGAGAGAGAACGAAAATCGTTCTCTCTCGCACATAG
- the recG gene encoding ATP-dependent DNA helicase RecG, whose product MLSENSPLTELKGIGPKSAEKFQQLEIFTVADLLLYFPFRYEDYKARSVFEIQDGEKAVVTGTLVTPANLQYYGRQKNRLCFKLKQGEVVISVSFFNQPYLKDKLQLGSELAIFGKWDSKKTALTGIKLLAQVQEDMQPVYRLTQGVTQASLVKAIKTAFESGVLERLPETLPQVLIDKYRLFSRKEAITAMHFPKDLAEYKQALRRVKFEELFYFQMNLQVLKARRKSDQHGLAIVYDKEKLAAKEASLPFSLTGAQKRSLDEILQDMRSRSHMNRLLQGDVGSGKTAVASLAMYAAYSAGFQSALMVPTEILAEQHYESLTQLFPELSIAILTSGMKKVAKDTALEQIREGSVQMIVGTHALIQENVAYHKLGLVITDEQHRFGVNQRRVLREKGENPDVLMMTATPIPRTLAITAFGEMDVSIIDELPAGRKPIITRWVKHQQLDAVLSWLKKELEKGAQAYVISPLIEESESLDLKNATALYEELSHYFKDSAEVSLMHGRMSAEEKDSIMQAFKEQRSQVLVSTTVIEVGVNVPNATIMIIMDADRFGLSQLHQLRGRVGRGDKQSYAILVANPKTDSGKERMKIMTESTDGFVLAEADLKMRGSGEIFGTRQSGIPEFRVADIIEDYAILEEARRVASQIVSQENWDKEKDWQMVLKNLKEHSIFD is encoded by the coding sequence ATGCTAAGTGAAAACTCTCCGCTGACAGAGCTCAAAGGTATCGGACCTAAGTCCGCTGAAAAGTTCCAGCAGTTGGAGATTTTCACTGTGGCAGACCTTTTGCTCTACTTTCCTTTTCGCTATGAGGACTACAAGGCACGCTCGGTTTTTGAGATTCAAGATGGTGAAAAGGCTGTGGTGACAGGCACCTTGGTCACACCAGCCAATCTCCAATATTATGGACGTCAAAAAAATCGCTTGTGCTTTAAGCTAAAGCAAGGTGAAGTAGTGATTAGCGTCAGCTTTTTCAACCAACCCTACCTCAAAGACAAGCTGCAGCTAGGCAGCGAGCTAGCTATTTTTGGCAAATGGGACAGTAAAAAAACGGCGCTGACGGGTATCAAGTTATTAGCGCAAGTGCAGGAGGACATGCAGCCTGTCTATCGCCTCACACAAGGTGTCACGCAGGCAAGTCTCGTGAAGGCGATAAAAACAGCCTTTGAGAGCGGCGTTTTGGAGCGCTTACCAGAGACCCTACCTCAGGTGCTTATCGACAAATACCGCCTCTTCTCACGCAAAGAAGCTATCACTGCTATGCATTTTCCAAAAGACTTGGCAGAGTACAAACAAGCGCTAAGGCGTGTCAAGTTTGAAGAGCTCTTTTATTTCCAGATGAACTTGCAAGTACTAAAAGCACGGCGCAAGTCCGACCAGCATGGCTTGGCTATTGTCTATGACAAGGAAAAGTTAGCGGCTAAAGAAGCGTCTCTACCTTTTTCACTAACGGGTGCTCAAAAGCGCAGTTTAGATGAGATTTTGCAGGATATGCGCTCACGAAGCCACATGAATCGTCTCTTGCAGGGAGATGTCGGATCGGGAAAGACTGCTGTTGCTAGCCTTGCTATGTATGCAGCATACAGCGCTGGTTTTCAGTCTGCTCTCATGGTTCCGACGGAAATTTTAGCGGAGCAGCACTACGAGAGCTTGACGCAGCTTTTTCCAGAGCTTTCGATTGCTATCTTGACCTCTGGGATGAAAAAGGTAGCCAAGGACACCGCTCTTGAGCAGATTAGAGAGGGCAGTGTTCAGATGATTGTCGGCACCCACGCCCTCATCCAAGAAAATGTCGCTTACCACAAGCTAGGGCTTGTCATCACCGATGAGCAGCACCGCTTTGGAGTCAATCAACGTCGTGTTCTGCGTGAAAAGGGGGAAAATCCAGATGTCTTGATGATGACAGCGACTCCCATCCCACGGACGCTTGCCATCACTGCCTTTGGTGAGATGGATGTGTCGATTATTGATGAATTGCCAGCAGGGCGCAAACCTATCATCACCCGCTGGGTCAAACATCAGCAGTTAGATGCCGTTCTCTCTTGGCTCAAAAAAGAGCTAGAAAAAGGAGCGCAAGCCTATGTCATCTCGCCCCTAATTGAGGAGTCTGAGTCGCTTGATTTAAAAAATGCAACGGCTCTGTATGAAGAATTGAGTCATTATTTTAAGGATAGCGCCGAGGTTTCTCTCATGCACGGGCGCATGTCAGCTGAGGAAAAGGACAGTATCATGCAGGCGTTTAAGGAGCAAAGAAGTCAAGTTCTGGTCTCCACAACGGTCATCGAAGTGGGGGTCAATGTGCCCAATGCTACCATTATGATCATCATGGACGCTGACCGCTTTGGGCTTAGCCAGCTGCACCAGCTCAGAGGACGTGTCGGACGTGGCGATAAGCAGTCCTATGCTATTTTAGTCGCCAATCCCAAGACAGACAGCGGAAAAGAGCGCATGAAAATCATGACAGAAAGCACGGACGGCTTTGTTCTAGCTGAAGCTGACCTCAAAATGCGAGGCTCAGGTGAGATTTTTGGCACCAGACAGTCTGGTATCCCAGAATTTAGAGTAGCAGACATCATCGAAGATTACGCTATCTTGGAGGAGGCTCGCCGAGTGGCTAGCCAAATCGTCAGCCAAGAGAACTGGGACAAGGAAAAAGACTGGCAAATGGTTCTCAAAAATCTCAAAGAACACTCCATTTTTGACTAA
- a CDS encoding PTS sugar transporter subunit IIB has translation MGIGIIIASHGKFAEGIHQSGSMIFGEQEKVQVVTFMPNEGPDDLYEHFNNAIGQFDADDEILVLADLWSGSPFNQASRIQGENPDRKMAIITGLNLPMLIQAYTERMMDANAGVESVAANIIKEAKDGIKALPEELNPKEEAGAAGETASAPQEAIPEGTVIGDGKLKINLARIDTRLLHGQVATGWTPASKADRIIVASDTVAKDELRKGLIKQAAPAGVRANVVPIDKLIAVSKDPRFGNTHALILFETPQDALRAIEGGVPIKELNVGSMAHSTGKTMVNNVLSMDKADVETFEKLRDLGVSFDVRKVPNDSPKNLFDLIKKANVQ, from the coding sequence ATGGGTATTGGTATTATTATTGCCAGCCACGGTAAATTTGCTGAAGGTATTCATCAGTCAGGTTCGATGATTTTCGGTGAGCAAGAGAAAGTTCAAGTGGTGACTTTCATGCCAAACGAAGGTCCAGACGACCTCTATGAACACTTCAACAATGCTATTGGGCAATTTGATGCCGATGATGAGATTCTTGTATTGGCTGACCTTTGGAGTGGGTCACCATTTAACCAAGCAAGCCGTATTCAAGGAGAAAATCCTGATCGTAAAATGGCTATCATCACCGGTCTTAACTTGCCAATGTTGATTCAAGCTTACACTGAGCGTATGATGGATGCAAACGCAGGTGTAGAGAGTGTCGCAGCAAATATCATCAAAGAAGCAAAAGATGGTATTAAAGCATTGCCAGAAGAGCTTAATCCTAAGGAAGAAGCCGGTGCAGCAGGCGAGACAGCTAGCGCACCACAAGAAGCTATTCCAGAAGGAACAGTTATTGGCGATGGTAAGTTGAAAATCAATCTTGCTCGTATCGACACACGCTTGCTTCATGGACAAGTCGCAACAGGTTGGACACCTGCATCAAAAGCAGACCGTATCATTGTCGCATCTGATACTGTTGCTAAAGATGAATTGCGTAAAGGCTTGATCAAACAAGCAGCCCCTGCTGGTGTAAGAGCTAATGTCGTACCAATTGACAAGTTAATCGCTGTTTCAAAAGACCCACGTTTTGGAAACACACATGCGCTTATTCTCTTTGAAACACCTCAAGACGCCCTTCGTGCTATCGAGGGTGGTGTGCCAATCAAAGAACTCAACGTCGGCTCTATGGCACACTCAACAGGTAAAACAATGGTGAACAACGTTCTTTCTATGGATAAAGCAGACGTTGAAACCTTTGAAAAATTACGTGATTTGGGCGTATCATTTGACGTACGTAAAGTACCAAATGACTCTCCTAAAAACCTGTTTGACTTGATTAAAAAAGCAAACGTACAATAA
- a CDS encoding PTS mannose/fructose/sorbose transporter subunit IIC, producing the protein MSVISIILVLIIAFLAGLDGILDQFQFHQPLVSCTLIGLVTGHLEAGLMLGGALQMIALGWANIGAAVAPDIALAATAASVIMIKGGDFTKTGVGVAQAVAIPLAVAGLALTMIVRTISVAIVHGADSAAKNGNIRAVETAHFTALILQGLRIMLPIALLLALPTETVQAMLNAIPAWLKDGMTIGGGMVVAVGYAMVINMMATRETWPFFALGFVFAAVGDFTLIALGTIGVAIALIYLNLSEKGGSGTGGNAGGGSGDPIGDILEDY; encoded by the coding sequence ATGTCAGTTATTTCTATTATTTTGGTGCTCATCATCGCCTTTCTCGCAGGTCTTGATGGTATCCTTGACCAATTCCAGTTCCATCAACCATTGGTATCATGTACTTTGATTGGTTTGGTAACTGGTCACTTAGAAGCAGGGCTTATGCTTGGTGGTGCTCTTCAAATGATTGCTCTTGGTTGGGCAAATATCGGAGCAGCGGTAGCACCAGATATCGCCCTAGCCGCTACAGCAGCGTCTGTTATCATGATTAAAGGTGGCGACTTCACCAAAACTGGTGTTGGGGTTGCCCAAGCCGTAGCTATCCCACTTGCTGTTGCAGGTCTTGCACTTACTATGATTGTGCGTACAATCTCAGTTGCCATCGTTCACGGTGCTGATAGTGCCGCTAAAAATGGTAATATCCGTGCTGTTGAAACAGCTCACTTCACTGCACTTATCTTACAAGGGCTTCGTATCATGCTTCCAATCGCACTTTTACTTGCCCTTCCAACTGAAACCGTTCAAGCAATGCTTAATGCTATTCCAGCTTGGCTAAAAGACGGTATGACTATCGGTGGTGGTATGGTCGTTGCCGTTGGTTACGCAATGGTTATCAACATGATGGCAACACGTGAAACATGGCCATTCTTTGCTCTTGGTTTTGTCTTTGCAGCTGTCGGAGACTTCACACTTATCGCTCTTGGTACTATCGGTGTTGCTATCGCCCTTATCTACCTTAACCTTTCAGAAAAAGGTGGTTCTGGAACTGGCGGCAATGCTGGTGGTGGCTCAGGTGATCCAATTGGAGACATCTTAGAAGATTACTAG
- the nagA gene encoding N-acetylglucosamine-6-phosphate deacetylase: protein MYYIKADAFYCPTEVKPAGYLEVQNGCFGEWVDSIEEGKEVLDYTGMSIAPGLVDTHIHGFAGHDVMDNSAEGLKEMSKALLSTGVTSFLPTALTASFETLEDICRTIASVKGSEAGAKIQGIFFEGPFFTEEHKGAQNPDYMRDPSLEEFATWQKAAGGLLTKIAVAPEREGVSHFISELTKQGVVVALGHSNATYAEAKAAVDAGADVWVHAYNGMRGLNHREPGMVGAVLDLDGTYAELICDGHHVHPAACHILMQHKGCEHVALITDCMSAGGRENGDYMLGEFPVVVKDGTVRLKDGGNLAGSILELKDAVQNIINWGIATPHEAIQMATQVAAKSAKIDAYCGCLEKGRAADFLVLDENFNLKATYVDGTCGYQAD, encoded by the coding sequence ATGTATTACATTAAAGCAGATGCATTTTACTGTCCAACGGAGGTCAAACCAGCAGGCTATTTAGAAGTTCAAAACGGCTGTTTTGGTGAGTGGGTAGATAGCATTGAAGAGGGCAAAGAGGTCCTTGACTACACAGGGATGAGTATCGCCCCAGGTCTAGTGGACACGCATATCCACGGATTTGCTGGGCATGATGTCATGGACAATTCGGCTGAAGGACTAAAAGAGATGAGTAAGGCGCTGCTATCTACAGGTGTGACATCGTTTCTGCCGACAGCGCTGACTGCTTCTTTTGAGACGCTAGAGGACATTTGCCGTACCATTGCCAGCGTCAAAGGGAGTGAAGCTGGCGCTAAAATTCAAGGGATTTTCTTTGAAGGTCCTTTCTTTACAGAAGAGCACAAGGGCGCTCAAAATCCAGACTATATGCGAGACCCTAGCTTAGAAGAGTTTGCTACTTGGCAAAAGGCAGCTGGTGGGCTCTTGACCAAGATTGCAGTTGCTCCAGAGCGTGAGGGCGTGTCGCACTTTATCAGTGAGCTGACCAAGCAAGGCGTAGTTGTTGCTCTTGGACACTCCAATGCTACCTATGCTGAGGCAAAAGCAGCCGTTGACGCTGGAGCAGATGTCTGGGTGCACGCTTACAACGGCATGCGTGGGCTCAATCACCGTGAGCCTGGTATGGTTGGTGCTGTGCTTGATTTAGATGGGACTTATGCGGAGTTGATTTGTGATGGGCACCATGTGCACCCAGCAGCTTGTCATATCCTCATGCAGCACAAGGGGTGTGAGCATGTCGCTCTTATCACGGACTGCATGAGTGCTGGTGGTAGAGAAAATGGTGACTATATGCTAGGTGAGTTTCCTGTCGTTGTCAAAGATGGCACTGTGCGCTTAAAAGACGGTGGCAATCTAGCTGGTTCTATTTTGGAGCTCAAAGACGCTGTCCAAAATATCATTAACTGGGGCATTGCAACCCCACATGAAGCGATTCAAATGGCGACTCAGGTGGCAGCCAAATCCGCCAAGATTGACGCTTATTGTGGGTGTTTAGAAAAAGGCAGAGCAGCAGATTTCCTTGTGCTTGATGAGAACTTTAACCTCAAAGCGACTTATGTGGATGGCACTTGTGGCTATCAAGCAGATTAA
- the acpS gene encoding holo-ACP synthase, with protein MIVGHGIDLQEISAVWQAYERRERFASKVLTKKELERFEKLASQKRQAEYLAGRWAAKEAFAKAMGTGIGQVTFQDIEVLNDSLGAPYIAKSPFSGKAWLSISHSGSFVQASVILEDVK; from the coding sequence ATGATAGTTGGACATGGTATTGATTTACAGGAGATTAGTGCAGTGTGGCAGGCCTATGAGCGTAGGGAGCGCTTTGCCTCTAAGGTTTTGACCAAAAAAGAGCTGGAGCGCTTTGAAAAGCTAGCCTCACAAAAGCGTCAAGCGGAGTATTTGGCAGGGCGTTGGGCAGCAAAAGAAGCCTTTGCCAAGGCCATGGGGACAGGTATCGGGCAAGTGACCTTTCAGGACATTGAGGTCTTAAATGACAGCTTGGGTGCGCCCTATATTGCTAAGTCTCCCTTTTCTGGGAAGGCTTGGCTCTCGATTTCTCATAGTGGATCTTTTGTACAAGCGAGTGTTATTTTGGAGGATGTAAAATGA